From Cognatishimia activa, one genomic window encodes:
- a CDS encoding efflux RND transporter permease subunit — translation MNVASASISRPVQTWIIMLICMIGGIWGFFSLGRLEDPAFTIKTAVVVTEYPGADAKQVAREVSEPLESAIQKMAEVKEIRSMNQPGLSWISVDMQDQYDGSELPEIWTKLRNRVNSARLPSGAERPFVNDSFGDVFGIYYAVTAPGFTDAEIHDLATFLRREILTVQGVADVDISGLPNEVVYVEPDLEITTNLNVSPLAIAQAVATSNSVADAGSIQSAEGRTLIQGPTGSDSVSDIAGLSVGVGGQVLNLFDFSKVSRSREQNPSLLIRHNGESAFTLGVAGLGSENIVEVGHRTDAKIAELAPQIPVGVDLHPVYQQHIVVENASNDFLVNLAMSVSIVVVVLALFMGWRAAIVVGSTLLLTVVGTLFFMAIFSIEMERISLGALIIAMGMLVDNAIVVAEGMQISMRRGMSSRQAAEDAAGKTQIPLLGATVIGIMAFAGIGLSNDATGEFLFSLFAVIAISLMLSWVLALTATPILGHYFFRQGSSDSDDAYGGVLFRVYSGLLRLCLKVWWLVIPALLAVTVVCFALFGQVKQQFFPDSNTPLFFVHYKLAQGASIHETSRDLEVLEEWLAKQEDVVSSTAYAGQGAARFMLTYQAEDPNPSYGHIIVRTETIDEIAPLIAEMEVFAAEALPQGEFRAKRLAFGPGGGDPIQVRFSGSDPEVLRDLADQASVILSNASENIVAPRVDWREMEQVLRPVYATERAQEAGITRDDITNVMRFATEGFDAGVYRESDRQIPIIVRVAPEDDLSFADQVIYSSTGQTYVPFEQVVEGLRFEPQNTLIMRRDRVLTITVGSDVTKGVTAAQVQTEVQAAIEAMPLPAGYKMAWGGEYESSRDAQASLGRQLPLSLLIMVLISVLLFNALRQPLIIWLLVPMSVNGVALALLGTGMPFTFTALLGLLSLSGMLIKNGIVLVEEIDLVRENKPDQPQVDSIIEASTSRLRPVILAAATTILGMTPLIWDAFFQSMAVTIMGGLAFASILTLIAAPVFYHAFFARGRRAAASAQPAVA, via the coding sequence ATGAATGTAGCGAGTGCATCAATTTCACGGCCGGTTCAGACATGGATCATCATGCTGATCTGCATGATTGGTGGGATTTGGGGGTTCTTTTCCCTCGGTCGTCTAGAAGACCCGGCTTTTACAATCAAAACAGCTGTGGTTGTCACAGAATACCCAGGTGCCGACGCAAAACAGGTTGCGCGTGAGGTCTCCGAGCCTCTTGAATCCGCGATTCAGAAAATGGCTGAGGTCAAAGAAATCCGTTCCATGAACCAGCCGGGTCTGTCATGGATCTCCGTCGATATGCAGGATCAGTATGACGGTAGCGAGCTACCAGAAATCTGGACCAAACTGCGCAATCGCGTAAATAGCGCCCGACTGCCGTCGGGTGCTGAGCGCCCCTTTGTGAACGATAGTTTCGGTGATGTGTTTGGCATATACTATGCGGTCACCGCTCCCGGATTTACGGATGCAGAAATCCATGATTTGGCGACATTCCTGAGGCGAGAAATCCTGACAGTTCAGGGTGTGGCTGACGTCGATATTTCTGGCCTGCCCAATGAGGTGGTCTACGTTGAACCAGATCTTGAGATCACAACAAACCTAAACGTTTCTCCGCTAGCGATCGCGCAAGCCGTTGCGACGTCCAATTCCGTGGCAGATGCGGGATCTATCCAATCGGCGGAGGGCCGCACGCTTATTCAGGGACCGACAGGTTCGGACTCAGTTTCTGACATCGCGGGCCTATCGGTTGGCGTTGGCGGACAGGTTCTGAACCTCTTTGATTTTTCCAAAGTGAGCCGTAGCCGCGAGCAAAATCCTAGCCTCTTAATTCGCCATAATGGCGAAAGCGCTTTCACACTTGGCGTCGCCGGATTAGGCAGTGAAAACATCGTTGAAGTTGGTCACCGTACCGATGCCAAGATCGCTGAACTCGCCCCACAAATCCCTGTGGGCGTCGATCTGCACCCGGTTTATCAGCAACATATCGTTGTCGAAAACGCCTCTAACGATTTCCTTGTGAACCTGGCCATGTCCGTCAGCATCGTTGTGGTGGTGCTAGCACTATTCATGGGCTGGCGGGCGGCGATTGTGGTCGGTAGTACCCTTCTTTTGACAGTGGTTGGTACGCTCTTCTTCATGGCGATCTTCTCAATCGAGATGGAACGTATCTCACTTGGGGCTTTGATCATTGCGATGGGTATGCTGGTCGACAACGCGATTGTAGTTGCGGAAGGTATGCAGATTTCGATGCGGCGTGGGATGAGCTCTCGACAGGCTGCTGAAGATGCCGCTGGCAAGACTCAGATACCTTTGCTGGGCGCTACGGTCATTGGGATCATGGCTTTTGCCGGGATTGGCCTTAGCAATGATGCGACAGGCGAGTTCCTGTTCTCGCTCTTTGCTGTGATTGCTATCTCCCTGATGCTCTCCTGGGTGCTAGCTCTGACCGCAACACCAATCCTGGGGCATTACTTTTTCCGCCAAGGCAGCTCTGACTCTGATGACGCCTATGGTGGGGTCTTATTCCGTGTCTATTCCGGTTTGCTGCGCTTGTGCCTCAAAGTCTGGTGGCTGGTTATCCCAGCGTTGTTGGCCGTGACAGTTGTCTGTTTCGCCCTCTTTGGACAGGTGAAGCAGCAGTTTTTCCCGGACAGCAACACACCTCTTTTCTTTGTGCACTACAAGTTGGCGCAAGGGGCTTCGATCCATGAAACCTCCCGTGACCTTGAAGTTCTGGAAGAGTGGTTGGCCAAGCAGGAAGACGTCGTATCCTCAACCGCCTATGCGGGCCAGGGTGCTGCACGCTTTATGCTGACCTATCAGGCGGAAGACCCGAACCCAAGTTACGGACATATCATTGTGCGTACAGAGACCATCGATGAAATCGCACCTTTGATTGCTGAAATGGAAGTCTTTGCTGCGGAAGCATTGCCGCAAGGTGAATTCCGCGCAAAACGTCTGGCGTTTGGCCCTGGCGGCGGTGACCCAATTCAGGTCCGTTTCTCAGGTTCCGATCCTGAAGTCCTTCGCGACCTCGCAGACCAAGCCAGCGTCATTCTGAGCAACGCTTCAGAGAACATCGTGGCACCGCGCGTAGACTGGCGCGAAATGGAGCAAGTCCTGCGCCCGGTTTATGCAACGGAACGTGCACAGGAAGCCGGCATTACGCGCGACGACATTACCAATGTCATGCGGTTTGCAACCGAAGGCTTTGATGCTGGGGTCTATCGCGAAAGCGATCGCCAGATTCCGATCATTGTACGGGTGGCACCGGAAGATGACCTCTCTTTTGCCGATCAGGTGATTTATTCCTCAACCGGTCAGACCTATGTACCTTTTGAACAGGTCGTAGAAGGCTTGCGATTTGAACCACAAAACACGCTGATCATGCGCCGGGATCGGGTTCTGACCATCACGGTTGGATCTGATGTTACGAAAGGCGTGACTGCAGCGCAGGTTCAAACCGAAGTTCAGGCCGCCATCGAGGCCATGCCGCTTCCTGCCGGATACAAGATGGCATGGGGTGGGGAATACGAGAGCTCACGTGACGCGCAGGCCAGCCTCGGTCGGCAACTTCCTCTGAGCTTGCTGATCATGGTGTTGATTTCGGTCCTGCTGTTTAATGCGTTGCGCCAGCCTTTGATCATCTGGCTGCTGGTACCGATGTCAGTCAATGGTGTCGCTCTTGCGCTGCTTGGTACCGGGATGCCGTTCACCTTTACGGCGCTTCTTGGTCTGCTGTCTCTGTCCGGAATGCTGATCAAAAACGGTATCGTTCTGGTCGAGGAAATCGACCTTGTGCGGGAAAACAAACCTGACCAGCCTCAAGTGGACTCAATTATCGAAGCCTCTACATCGCGTCTGCGACCGGTCATTCTGGCGGCGGCGACAACCATCCTTGGGATGACACCACTGATTTGGGATGCGTTCTTCCAATCCATGGCGGTCACGATCATGGGTGGCTTGGCGTTCGCGTCGATATTGACCCTCATCGCGGCACCGGTGTTCTACCACGCTTTCTTTGCTCGTGGGCGAAGGGCTGCCGCATCCGCGCAGCCTGCCGTGGCCTGA
- a CDS encoding glutamate synthase-related protein, which translates to MTDSVPIIAAKSPAKVDLEKGKDYFWCRCGRSKNQPFCDGSHSATDIKPLKFTAEKTAPAALCRCKGTANSPFCDGTHATLGDLKPGDPAPTPKSDIPQAKATPEEPTVARIHELARDGLSKLGHHGEMGAMGVPRKDLPHWDDIQILPAQMARKPLLDDAAVGTSVTIGPRAAKPLTLDIPLFVSDMSYGALSEEAKTALSRGAQMAGTGICSGEGGMLPEEQAENDRYFYELASAQFGWNLDLVERVQAFHFKGGQGAKTGTGGHLPGDKVQGKIAQVRGLEPGQSAISPATFPDLKTPADFKYIADQVREKSNGIPIGFKLSANHIEDDIDFALEASADYIILDGRGGGTGAAPLIFRDHISVPTIPALARARAHLDAKTGRDVTLVITGGLRMAEDFVKAMALGADAVAVSNSAMQAVGCIAARMCNSNNCPVGVATQKPELRKRFDVQVGAERLARYFGASVDLMKVLARACGHSNLQDLSQKDIATWKKEMADLSGVRFSGLNR; encoded by the coding sequence ATGACTGACTCTGTTCCGATTATTGCCGCCAAAAGCCCTGCTAAGGTCGATCTTGAAAAAGGCAAAGATTACTTTTGGTGTCGATGCGGTCGATCAAAAAACCAACCGTTTTGTGATGGATCCCATTCGGCAACAGATATCAAACCCCTAAAATTCACGGCTGAAAAGACCGCCCCCGCAGCGCTGTGCCGGTGTAAAGGCACCGCAAACAGTCCCTTTTGTGACGGGACACATGCAACCTTGGGCGATCTGAAACCCGGTGATCCTGCGCCCACTCCGAAATCTGACATTCCACAGGCGAAAGCCACCCCCGAAGAACCTACCGTGGCTCGTATACATGAGCTCGCACGTGATGGATTGTCCAAACTGGGTCATCACGGTGAAATGGGCGCAATGGGTGTGCCACGAAAAGACCTGCCTCATTGGGATGACATCCAAATTTTGCCAGCCCAAATGGCCCGCAAGCCACTGCTGGACGATGCTGCAGTGGGCACCTCGGTGACCATCGGGCCCCGCGCCGCCAAACCACTCACACTTGATATTCCCCTTTTCGTTTCAGACATGAGCTATGGCGCACTGTCAGAAGAAGCCAAAACCGCTCTGTCACGCGGCGCCCAGATGGCTGGGACGGGCATCTGCTCTGGTGAAGGGGGGATGCTTCCTGAAGAGCAAGCTGAAAATGATCGATACTTCTATGAGCTCGCCAGCGCGCAGTTTGGCTGGAATCTCGATCTGGTGGAACGTGTGCAAGCATTTCACTTTAAGGGCGGTCAGGGCGCGAAAACCGGAACGGGCGGCCACCTTCCTGGAGACAAGGTACAGGGGAAGATTGCACAAGTCCGAGGGCTTGAACCCGGTCAGTCCGCCATTTCTCCAGCGACCTTTCCAGACCTAAAAACACCTGCTGATTTCAAATACATCGCGGATCAGGTGCGCGAAAAATCAAATGGCATTCCGATTGGTTTTAAACTTTCAGCCAATCACATAGAGGATGATATCGACTTCGCCTTGGAGGCAAGTGCTGACTACATAATTTTGGATGGTCGCGGCGGTGGAACGGGGGCAGCGCCCCTAATCTTTCGGGATCACATCTCAGTGCCAACCATCCCTGCGTTGGCCCGTGCACGCGCACATCTGGACGCCAAGACGGGGCGCGACGTGACACTGGTCATCACCGGTGGGCTTCGCATGGCCGAAGACTTCGTTAAGGCGATGGCATTGGGTGCGGACGCTGTCGCTGTTAGCAACTCAGCCATGCAGGCTGTTGGCTGTATCGCTGCGCGGATGTGTAATTCAAACAACTGTCCGGTAGGTGTCGCAACGCAAAAGCCTGAACTGAGAAAACGTTTTGATGTTCAGGTCGGGGCAGAACGGCTTGCCCGATATTTTGGAGCCAGTGTTGACCTGATGAAAGTCCTCGCCCGCGCCTGTGGGCACTCAAACCTTCAGGACTTGTCCCAAAAGGACATCGCGACATGGAAAAAAGAGATGGCCGATTTGAGCGGTGTCAGATTTTCCGGTCTGAACCGGTAG
- a CDS encoding alpha-hydroxy acid oxidase produces the protein MFSNAIHSAADARRIAKRRLPWMVFDYIDGAAGAETGAARNRAALDNATLSPRILRDVSQRSLSKSVFGKLTQRPFGIAPMGICNLAAPRADLMLARLAAKYEIPHCVSTVASTPMEEIIEVAEGNAWFQLYFSGDGEGTFKLVDRAKSAGYETLILTVDVPEVGRRPRELRHGFKMPFKIGVSQFIDFALHPRWSLATLVAGKPEMANFQSDGFTFDRTESRAKATWETLDRLRDAWPGNLVIKGVLDTNDAIELKKAGADAIQISSHGARQLESAPAPFEMIAPIRDALGPNFPIFYDSGLRSGEDVLKALHAGADFAFLGRILQFAIAAGGEKGLEQLWGVLSDEASIAMAQMGICELP, from the coding sequence ATGTTCTCGAACGCTATTCACAGCGCAGCAGACGCTCGGCGGATCGCAAAACGGCGCCTGCCGTGGATGGTGTTTGACTATATCGATGGTGCTGCCGGAGCCGAAACAGGTGCGGCGCGCAATCGCGCCGCACTTGATAATGCCACCTTATCTCCACGCATCCTGAGAGATGTCAGTCAGCGCTCCCTTTCAAAATCTGTTTTTGGCAAACTCACCCAGCGCCCCTTCGGCATCGCGCCGATGGGGATTTGCAATCTTGCAGCACCCAGGGCTGATCTGATGCTCGCGCGGCTCGCGGCTAAATATGAAATCCCTCATTGCGTTTCGACCGTTGCGTCTACCCCCATGGAGGAAATCATTGAGGTGGCAGAAGGCAATGCTTGGTTCCAGCTGTATTTTAGTGGGGATGGAGAAGGAACTTTCAAGCTCGTTGATCGGGCGAAATCAGCAGGCTATGAAACTTTGATTTTGACGGTCGATGTGCCCGAAGTCGGCCGTCGCCCACGCGAATTACGCCATGGTTTCAAAATGCCCTTCAAGATTGGAGTATCGCAATTCATCGACTTTGCGCTGCACCCAAGATGGTCGCTTGCGACACTGGTTGCAGGCAAACCGGAAATGGCCAATTTTCAATCGGATGGCTTTACTTTTGACCGTACAGAAAGCCGAGCGAAGGCGACTTGGGAAACCCTTGACAGGCTGCGTGACGCTTGGCCGGGCAACCTTGTCATCAAGGGGGTTTTGGACACGAATGACGCCATTGAGCTAAAAAAGGCGGGTGCGGACGCGATACAGATATCCAGCCATGGTGCGCGGCAGCTAGAAAGCGCACCTGCGCCTTTCGAAATGATCGCTCCCATCCGGGATGCGCTCGGTCCAAATTTCCCGATTTTTTATGATAGCGGGCTACGATCCGGGGAGGATGTCCTCAAAGCGCTTCATGCCGGTGCCGATTTCGCCTTCCTTGGACGTATTCTGCAATTTGCAATAGCAGCAGGTGGGGAAAAGGGTCTTGAGCAACTTTGGGGTGTATTAAGTGATGAAGCATCGATTGCGATGGCTCAGATGGGAATATGTGAGCTGCCATAG
- the comE gene encoding sulfopyruvate decarboxylase subunit beta, producing the protein MIRSEILKEIAPIIRDHLVVCNIGLPSQELHMIDDQPTNFYMLGTMGLSSSIGFGVALAQDKPVISIDGDGSVLTNLGTLPTIANNATGNFTLLIIDNGSYGSTGDQPTYAGKKTSLAAVAKACGCETVIEVQDKDLGPVLQDAINSDEMTVIVCKCDSGNIKLPVITLDPVVIRHRFMEAVKA; encoded by the coding sequence ATGATCCGTTCTGAAATCCTAAAAGAAATCGCCCCGATCATTCGAGATCACTTGGTTGTCTGCAACATTGGCCTGCCAAGCCAGGAACTGCATATGATAGACGATCAGCCAACCAATTTTTACATGCTGGGCACAATGGGTTTGTCGTCCTCGATTGGCTTCGGTGTGGCTTTGGCGCAGGACAAGCCTGTAATCTCAATCGACGGGGATGGCTCCGTTTTGACCAATCTTGGCACTCTGCCAACAATCGCCAACAACGCGACAGGCAACTTCACGCTCCTGATCATCGACAATGGGTCCTATGGCTCGACGGGCGATCAACCCACCTACGCTGGCAAGAAAACCTCTCTTGCAGCGGTGGCAAAGGCCTGTGGATGTGAGACCGTGATCGAAGTTCAGGACAAAGACCTTGGTCCTGTGCTGCAGGATGCAATCAACAGCGATGAAATGACTGTGATTGTGTGCAAATGTGACAGTGGCAATATCAAGCTGCCAGTTATCACATTGGATCCAGTGGTGATCCGACATCGCTTTATGGAAGCAGTCAAAGCCTGA
- the comD gene encoding sulfopyruvate decarboxylase subunit alpha, which yields MNIDKKIADDLVANDVSFVTTVPCKQLAGVIDEIENRDDIFHIPSNKEDEGMGLCAGAFMGGKRPAIIMQNTAIGVTINTLATLTQFYRMPLPMIISYRGELREPVACQVEMAVHTKALLAQLNIPTYHFHWQKDVEEFDNILKYTFMSNKPVAILTDANFWGGYGDQ from the coding sequence ATGAATATCGACAAGAAGATCGCCGATGATCTTGTTGCGAACGACGTTTCCTTTGTCACAACGGTCCCCTGCAAACAGCTGGCCGGAGTGATCGATGAAATCGAAAACCGCGACGACATCTTCCACATTCCATCCAATAAAGAAGACGAAGGCATGGGGCTCTGCGCTGGCGCTTTCATGGGTGGCAAACGTCCAGCGATCATCATGCAGAACACTGCGATTGGCGTGACAATCAACACTTTGGCGACGCTGACGCAGTTCTACCGCATGCCTTTGCCGATGATCATTTCCTACCGCGGTGAGCTGCGCGAACCGGTGGCCTGTCAGGTGGAAATGGCTGTTCATACCAAGGCGCTTCTGGCTCAGCTCAACATCCCAACCTACCACTTCCATTGGCAGAAAGATGTCGAAGAGTTCGACAATATCCTCAAGTACACTTTCATGAGTAACAAACCTGTCGCAATCCTGACGGATGCGAACTTCTGGGGAGGCTATGGCGACCAATGA
- a CDS encoding zinc-dependent alcohol dehydrogenase codes for MKALVYDGVKTLGFRDVPDPSPRDGEHLIKIEAVGICGSDMHAYLGHDNRRPAPLILGHEGAGTIAGGPKDGTRVTINPLVTCGTCQACQSGRDNLCPDRQIISMPPREGAFAQYVTMPEQNLIVVPGHIPMSIAALAEPLAVSWHTARLALETLHPSMDRRALIIGGGAIGLAAALALRAMGITQVTIKEPNEMRRRFLQEKCEQTAVEEAKGSYPVVVDAVGFATTRAAASAHAAPGGVIAHIGLGEDTGGLDVRRMTLQEISFVGTYTYTMQDFRDTTHAMFDGRLGALDWTETRSLSEGSAAFADLLSGAVATPKIILDPWN; via the coding sequence ATGAAGGCGCTTGTTTATGACGGTGTCAAAACCCTTGGTTTTCGCGACGTCCCAGACCCAAGCCCGCGTGACGGCGAGCATTTGATTAAAATCGAGGCCGTGGGCATCTGCGGTTCTGACATGCACGCCTACCTTGGCCACGACAATCGCCGCCCTGCCCCTTTGATCCTTGGTCATGAAGGTGCTGGCACCATCGCTGGAGGCCCCAAGGATGGCACGCGTGTCACGATCAACCCGCTTGTCACATGTGGTACATGTCAGGCTTGCCAATCCGGTCGAGATAATCTTTGTCCAGATCGCCAGATCATTTCCATGCCACCGCGTGAAGGTGCTTTTGCACAATATGTGACCATGCCAGAGCAAAATCTGATTGTGGTGCCAGGTCATATTCCCATGAGCATTGCCGCCCTCGCAGAACCACTTGCGGTCAGCTGGCATACGGCCCGGCTGGCATTAGAAACGCTTCATCCTAGCATGGACAGACGTGCTCTGATTATCGGAGGAGGCGCCATTGGGCTCGCAGCGGCACTGGCGCTGCGTGCGATGGGGATCACCCAAGTCACCATCAAAGAACCCAACGAAATGCGTCGCCGGTTTCTGCAGGAGAAATGTGAACAGACAGCAGTCGAGGAGGCCAAAGGCAGCTATCCGGTCGTCGTGGATGCGGTCGGTTTTGCCACCACGCGTGCCGCGGCCTCTGCTCATGCCGCCCCCGGTGGCGTGATTGCTCATATCGGATTGGGTGAGGACACGGGCGGATTGGATGTTCGCCGCATGACCTTGCAGGAGATCAGCTTTGTCGGGACTTACACCTATACAATGCAGGATTTCAGAGACACGACCCACGCGATGTTCGATGGACGCCTCGGAGCCCTTGATTGGACCGAGACACGATCCCTTTCGGAAGGGAGCGCGGCCTTTGCCGATCTGCTGAGTGGTGCAGTGGCAACCCCGAAAATCATCCTTGATCCATGGAATTAA
- a CDS encoding SDR family NAD(P)-dependent oxidoreductase: protein MSDPRQLFDLSGKVACVTGASSGLGRRAAVALAAAGAQVVGVARREDALHSLCAEIGDQAAAVATDITDRAAMSDLTAQLSSPFGAPDIVVHAAGLNTREAADDVTDQGWDQTLAINLSAPFFLSQALVPAMKEKGWGRIVNFASLQTTRAFPGGIAYGATKGGVGQLTRAMAEAWSPHGITANAIGPGFFPTELTAAVFEDPERVARNAAQTCIGRNGTMEDMDGPLLFLCSDASAYVTGQVLMVDGGFTAK, encoded by the coding sequence ATGTCCGATCCTCGACAACTCTTTGACCTAAGTGGGAAGGTTGCCTGCGTCACAGGTGCAAGCTCCGGCTTGGGTCGACGAGCTGCAGTGGCGCTGGCCGCTGCAGGTGCCCAAGTGGTTGGCGTTGCGCGTCGAGAAGACGCGCTGCATAGTCTTTGCGCTGAGATCGGTGATCAGGCTGCAGCGGTAGCGACGGATATTACCGACCGCGCAGCCATGTCAGATCTGACGGCCCAGTTGTCCTCACCCTTCGGTGCGCCCGATATCGTGGTCCATGCCGCTGGATTAAACACCCGTGAAGCCGCAGATGATGTCACGGATCAAGGTTGGGATCAGACACTCGCGATAAACCTATCCGCCCCATTTTTTCTCTCGCAGGCTTTGGTCCCCGCGATGAAGGAAAAAGGCTGGGGGCGCATTGTGAATTTTGCCTCACTGCAAACCACACGCGCCTTCCCCGGGGGCATTGCCTATGGGGCGACCAAGGGAGGGGTTGGCCAATTGACACGCGCAATGGCCGAGGCCTGGTCGCCCCATGGGATCACTGCAAACGCGATTGGACCGGGATTTTTCCCAACGGAACTGACGGCAGCCGTCTTTGAGGACCCAGAACGCGTGGCACGCAACGCAGCGCAGACCTGCATCGGGCGCAATGGCACCATGGAAGACATGGACGGCCCCCTGCTGTTTCTGTGCTCAGATGCTTCGGCCTACGTGACTGGGCAGGTTCTGATGGTTGACGGGGGGTTCACTGCAAAATGA
- the hisD gene encoding histidinol dehydrogenase yields MAIEYLKKATLTAKSDASEVHETVKNILNDISEGGDAKAMEYAAKFDRYDGNVLLTQDEIDAAIALVPEKLKADIRFAHDNVKRFAETQKSTLSEVEMEIEPGFVAGQKAIPVDAAGCYVPGGRYSHIASAIMTVTTAKVAGCRHITACSPPRPGVGIAPAIVYAAHICGADKIMAMGGVQGVASMTYGLFGLPKANILVGPGNQFVAEAKRILFGRVGIDMIAGPTDSLILADETADAHIVATDLVSQAEHGYNSPVWLVTDDHALAERVMQIVPQLIDDLPELNRENAFAAWRDYAEVILCTDREEMAACSDDYAPEHLTVQAEDLDWWLDRLTCYGSLFLGEETTVSYGDKATGTNHVLPTSGAASYTGGLSVHKYMKIVTWQRSTREASKNVAVATARISRLEGMEGHARAADVRLAKYFPDENFDLTAEE; encoded by the coding sequence ATGGCCATCGAATACCTTAAAAAAGCAACGCTCACTGCGAAATCAGATGCCTCTGAAGTCCATGAGACGGTCAAGAATATCCTGAACGACATCAGCGAAGGCGGAGACGCAAAAGCGATGGAATATGCGGCGAAGTTCGACCGATACGACGGCAACGTGCTGCTCACCCAGGACGAAATCGACGCGGCGATCGCACTGGTGCCAGAAAAGCTGAAAGCGGACATTCGCTTTGCCCATGACAATGTGAAACGCTTTGCCGAAACACAGAAATCGACCCTCTCGGAAGTTGAGATGGAAATCGAACCGGGATTTGTCGCTGGCCAGAAAGCCATCCCGGTTGATGCCGCAGGGTGCTACGTCCCAGGCGGTCGTTACAGTCACATCGCCAGCGCAATCATGACCGTAACCACCGCTAAGGTCGCCGGCTGTCGCCATATAACCGCCTGTTCTCCCCCCCGTCCGGGCGTCGGAATCGCGCCAGCAATTGTCTACGCGGCCCACATATGCGGCGCGGACAAGATTATGGCGATGGGTGGCGTGCAGGGCGTTGCTTCCATGACCTATGGCCTATTTGGCCTGCCAAAAGCCAACATCCTTGTGGGACCGGGCAACCAGTTTGTGGCGGAAGCCAAGCGCATTCTTTTTGGCCGCGTAGGCATCGACATGATCGCTGGCCCAACCGACAGCCTAATCCTTGCCGACGAAACCGCCGACGCGCATATCGTGGCGACTGATTTGGTGTCTCAGGCCGAACATGGTTACAACTCACCCGTATGGCTCGTCACCGATGACCACGCGCTCGCGGAAAGGGTCATGCAAATCGTCCCGCAACTGATCGATGATCTGCCAGAGCTGAATCGTGAAAACGCATTTGCTGCTTGGCGCGACTATGCCGAGGTCATCCTCTGCACAGATCGCGAAGAAATGGCAGCATGTTCTGATGACTACGCGCCCGAGCATCTAACGGTTCAAGCTGAAGATCTGGATTGGTGGCTGGACCGTCTGACCTGCTATGGCTCGCTCTTCCTGGGTGAAGAAACCACCGTGTCTTATGGTGATAAAGCCACTGGCACCAATCACGTTCTGCCAACCTCGGGCGCGGCGAGCTACACGGGGGGGCTTTCCGTGCACAAGTACATGAAGATCGTGACCTGGCAGCGCTCTACGCGAGAAGCATCCAAAAACGTGGCTGTGGCCACGGCCCGGATTTCACGCCTAGAAGGCATGGAAGGGCATGCGCGCGCGGCGGATGTGCGTCTTGCCAAGTACTTCCCAGACGAAAATTTTGACCTGACTGCCGAGGAATAA
- a CDS encoding LacI family DNA-binding transcriptional regulator: protein MQKRVIVPKLDDVARVAGVSTATVSRCLNTPDRVAKTTLDKVMKTVEELGYTPHFGARVMAAKRSSTIGAIIPTMENAIFARGLQAFQEELHKRGYTLLVSSSAYQPEIEKEQIRTLVARGADALLLIGYDRDPEIYEYLRKRNVPAIVAWAYVPDNDLPSIGFDNRNAMCRLAQKVIELGHKDIAVISGVIEGNDRAYSRLEGIKDAVRQNGLDVDRLKVVETDYGIENGERALEQILTGSTRPTVVMCGNDVLAVGALRHAQNAGLRVPDELSITGFDDIELAGIVTPALTTVHVPHREMGSKAATELANLVEGITGSGSVELETKLQLRGSLGSPVR, encoded by the coding sequence ATGCAGAAGAGAGTGATTGTTCCTAAGCTGGATGATGTTGCACGGGTTGCGGGTGTGTCGACGGCAACGGTTTCACGCTGTTTGAATACGCCTGATCGGGTCGCAAAGACCACGCTCGACAAGGTCATGAAAACCGTCGAAGAGCTTGGATATACGCCACATTTTGGCGCGCGGGTGATGGCTGCAAAACGGTCGTCCACGATCGGGGCGATCATTCCGACAATGGAGAACGCAATCTTTGCGCGAGGGCTCCAGGCCTTCCAGGAAGAGCTGCACAAAAGGGGCTACACGCTTCTGGTTTCCAGTTCGGCCTATCAGCCGGAAATCGAAAAAGAACAAATCCGCACTCTCGTAGCGCGCGGTGCGGATGCGCTGCTCTTGATTGGATATGATCGCGATCCTGAGATCTATGAGTATCTTAGAAAGCGCAACGTGCCGGCGATTGTGGCATGGGCCTATGTACCGGATAATGATCTTCCTTCGATTGGATTTGATAACCGTAATGCGATGTGCCGTCTGGCCCAGAAAGTTATTGAACTTGGTCACAAGGACATCGCTGTGATCTCTGGCGTCATTGAGGGCAATGATCGCGCCTATAGCCGGCTGGAAGGTATCAAAGATGCGGTCCGGCAAAATGGGCTGGATGTAGATCGCTTGAAGGTCGTTGAGACAGACTATGGGATTGAAAATGGTGAAAGGGCCTTAGAACAGATCCTGACCGGGTCCACGCGGCCGACAGTGGTCATGTGTGGAAATGATGTTCTCGCTGTTGGAGCATTGAGACATGCGCAAAACGCAGGTCTAAGGGTGCCGGACGAACTTTCCATTACAGGTTTTGATGACATCGAACTGGCTGGTATTGTTACACCAGCACTGACAACGGTTCACGTCCCACATCGTGAAATGGGGAGCAAGGCGGCGACAGAACTCGCTAATCTGGTGGAAGGGATTACCGGTAGCGGCTCGGTAGAATTGGAAACCAAGCTTCAGCTTAGAGGATCCCTGGGTTCACCGGTTCGGTGA